The following coding sequences are from one Sander lucioperca isolate FBNREF2018 chromosome 2, SLUC_FBN_1.2, whole genome shotgun sequence window:
- the tti2 gene encoding TELO2-interacting protein 2 isoform X1 → MTQYYSDLLKKSKIRTQISKLSRHLNMELACLLHDLHLSSSSSEKPLPSPSLPPITELLSRLQEKLIGASTDCEKSSLIGRVERLFQTADPHWLFPANQDNGWAELQDAYSSLVNVLIGCAALPLCEGDCDSLPAAAYQSIPSRAGPVCSSLTALLGTLGNRGRQTSLLLAVAPAVAVFAVTHFQDQAWTSCSSRAAAQSLQEALLRAGGWRDSPHLLMGDRSQREEGEEGGKNRGILGGILDVLQHQLTKDSWQRCEAVKLVFAWTLLQVTRPSLTPHLSHLLPPSLLLNDHYRPENCMLGVRCLHHIVLNTPAADLRQFNRAEVIYQALFKHLYTTETAVIQSVLSCLLDLLLVLEKPPSSLAPSSSRRKPCRHDDVLRLVLRHMEAEDKVALRRVYASALPLYIDRMGVAVCRHLRQVERVVLGYLEVRDPPEETSRLKILEVLQRTTRAAWPRMACHVAVLLRCLLKLLVAVSSDCQLSDSVRQKLMNETSVCLKLLDGCCHGDLQPLLQQVDSSCCSSEVLSCLATVTVTTER, encoded by the exons ATGACACAATATTACTCGGATCTCTTAAAGAAAAGCAAAATCAGGACACAGATAAGCAAACTGTCCAGACACCTCAA TATGGAGCTTGCATGTTTACTTCATGACCTTCATCTATCATCTTCGTCCTCTGAGaagcccctcccctctccctcccttcctccaaTCACAGAGCTCCTGTCTCGGCTGCAGGAGAAGCTGATTGGTGCGTCCACTGACTGTGAAAAAAGCTCTCTGATTGGTCGTGTGGAAAGGCTCTTCCAAACAGCAGATCCCCATTGGCTGTTCCCAGCCAATCAGGATAATGGGTGGGCAGAGCTTCAGGATGCGTACAGCTCTCTGGTCAACGTTCTGATTGGCTGTGCAGCTCTGCCGCTCTGTGAGGGTGACTGTGACTCTCTGCCGGCCGCAGCCTATCAGAGCATCCCTAGCAGAGCTGGACCAGTATGCTCCAGCCTCACAGCGCTGCTGGGAACTTTGGGAAACAGAGGCCGTCAGACTAGTCTGCTGCTTGCTGTAGCTCCAGCTGTGGCTGTGTTCGCTGTCACTCATTTCCAG GATCAGGCATGGACCAGCTGCTCCTCCAGAGCAGCGGCTCAGAGCCTGCAGGAGGCGCTGCTGAGGGCGGGGGGCTGGAGGGACTCCCCCCACCTTCTGATGGGGGACAGgagtcagagggaggagggggaggagggagggaagaacaGAGGAATTCTGGGAGGAATCCTGGATGTCCTGCAGCATCAACTGACCAA GGACTCGTGGCAGCGCTGCGAAGCAGTGAAGTTGGTGTTTGCGTGGACGCTCCTGCAG gTGACCCGCCCCTCTCTCACCCCTCACCTGTCccacctcctccccccctccctcctcctcaacGACCACTACAGACCAGAGAACTGCATGCTGGGAGTTCGCTGTCTGCACCACATCGTGCTCAACACG CCTGCTGCAGATCTGCGTCAGTTCAACAGAGCAGAAGTTATCTACCAGGCGTTATTCAAACACCTGTACACTACAGAGACTGCTGTcatacag tcgGTCCTGTCCTGTCTTTTGGAcctgttgttggttttggagaagcccccctcctctctcgccccctcctcctcccgcAGGAAGCCCTGTCGCCATGACGACGTGCTTCGTCTGGTCCTGAGACACATGGAGGCGGAGGACAAGGTGGCGCTGCGACGTGTCTACGCCTCCGCTCTGCCTCTGTACATAGACAG GATGGGCGTGGCGGTGTGCAGACACCTGCGGCAGGTGGAGCGGGTGGTGCTGGGATACCTGGAGGTCAGAGATCCACCTGAAGAGACGAGCCGACTGAAGATCCTCGAGGTCCTGCAGAGAACAACCAGAGCAGCCTGGCCACg aatGGCGTGTCATGTTGCCGTGTTGCTGCGTTGCCTGTTGAAGTTGCTGGTTGCTGTGTCTTCAGACTGTCAGCTCAGTGACTCAGTGAGACAGAAGCTGATGAATgaaacgtctgtctgtctcaaaCTGCTGGACGGCTGCTGTCATGGAGAcctgcag CCTCTCCTCCAGCAGGTcgacagcagctgctgcagctctGAAGTGCTCAGTTGCCTAGCGACAGTAACTGTGACGACAGAGAGGTGA
- the tti2 gene encoding TELO2-interacting protein 2 isoform X2 has protein sequence MELACLLHDLHLSSSSSEKPLPSPSLPPITELLSRLQEKLIGASTDCEKSSLIGRVERLFQTADPHWLFPANQDNGWAELQDAYSSLVNVLIGCAALPLCEGDCDSLPAAAYQSIPSRAGPVCSSLTALLGTLGNRGRQTSLLLAVAPAVAVFAVTHFQDQAWTSCSSRAAAQSLQEALLRAGGWRDSPHLLMGDRSQREEGEEGGKNRGILGGILDVLQHQLTKDSWQRCEAVKLVFAWTLLQVTRPSLTPHLSHLLPPSLLLNDHYRPENCMLGVRCLHHIVLNTPAADLRQFNRAEVIYQALFKHLYTTETAVIQSVLSCLLDLLLVLEKPPSSLAPSSSRRKPCRHDDVLRLVLRHMEAEDKVALRRVYASALPLYIDRMGVAVCRHLRQVERVVLGYLEVRDPPEETSRLKILEVLQRTTRAAWPRMACHVAVLLRCLLKLLVAVSSDCQLSDSVRQKLMNETSVCLKLLDGCCHGDLQPLLQQVDSSCCSSEVLSCLATVTVTTER, from the exons ATGGAGCTTGCATGTTTACTTCATGACCTTCATCTATCATCTTCGTCCTCTGAGaagcccctcccctctccctcccttcctccaaTCACAGAGCTCCTGTCTCGGCTGCAGGAGAAGCTGATTGGTGCGTCCACTGACTGTGAAAAAAGCTCTCTGATTGGTCGTGTGGAAAGGCTCTTCCAAACAGCAGATCCCCATTGGCTGTTCCCAGCCAATCAGGATAATGGGTGGGCAGAGCTTCAGGATGCGTACAGCTCTCTGGTCAACGTTCTGATTGGCTGTGCAGCTCTGCCGCTCTGTGAGGGTGACTGTGACTCTCTGCCGGCCGCAGCCTATCAGAGCATCCCTAGCAGAGCTGGACCAGTATGCTCCAGCCTCACAGCGCTGCTGGGAACTTTGGGAAACAGAGGCCGTCAGACTAGTCTGCTGCTTGCTGTAGCTCCAGCTGTGGCTGTGTTCGCTGTCACTCATTTCCAG GATCAGGCATGGACCAGCTGCTCCTCCAGAGCAGCGGCTCAGAGCCTGCAGGAGGCGCTGCTGAGGGCGGGGGGCTGGAGGGACTCCCCCCACCTTCTGATGGGGGACAGgagtcagagggaggagggggaggagggagggaagaacaGAGGAATTCTGGGAGGAATCCTGGATGTCCTGCAGCATCAACTGACCAA GGACTCGTGGCAGCGCTGCGAAGCAGTGAAGTTGGTGTTTGCGTGGACGCTCCTGCAG gTGACCCGCCCCTCTCTCACCCCTCACCTGTCccacctcctccccccctccctcctcctcaacGACCACTACAGACCAGAGAACTGCATGCTGGGAGTTCGCTGTCTGCACCACATCGTGCTCAACACG CCTGCTGCAGATCTGCGTCAGTTCAACAGAGCAGAAGTTATCTACCAGGCGTTATTCAAACACCTGTACACTACAGAGACTGCTGTcatacag tcgGTCCTGTCCTGTCTTTTGGAcctgttgttggttttggagaagcccccctcctctctcgccccctcctcctcccgcAGGAAGCCCTGTCGCCATGACGACGTGCTTCGTCTGGTCCTGAGACACATGGAGGCGGAGGACAAGGTGGCGCTGCGACGTGTCTACGCCTCCGCTCTGCCTCTGTACATAGACAG GATGGGCGTGGCGGTGTGCAGACACCTGCGGCAGGTGGAGCGGGTGGTGCTGGGATACCTGGAGGTCAGAGATCCACCTGAAGAGACGAGCCGACTGAAGATCCTCGAGGTCCTGCAGAGAACAACCAGAGCAGCCTGGCCACg aatGGCGTGTCATGTTGCCGTGTTGCTGCGTTGCCTGTTGAAGTTGCTGGTTGCTGTGTCTTCAGACTGTCAGCTCAGTGACTCAGTGAGACAGAAGCTGATGAATgaaacgtctgtctgtctcaaaCTGCTGGACGGCTGCTGTCATGGAGAcctgcag CCTCTCCTCCAGCAGGTcgacagcagctgctgcagctctGAAGTGCTCAGTTGCCTAGCGACAGTAACTGTGACGACAGAGAGGTGA